In the Mya arenaria isolate MELC-2E11 chromosome 11, ASM2691426v1 genome, one interval contains:
- the LOC128208678 gene encoding uncharacterized protein LOC128208678, protein MLTDWTPPPSHGVRVVKDLFNHFDVEAIRPRDMIRPIPTDLGLGNARHRGITCYYVLSTERANLQLLSYLLTYLPPPVHAPTCTCIRTCPTPVRATVPVSVPAPTCTSTVPASYLPPHLYLLPFLLSHLPPPVSATVPASYLPPHLYLLPFLLPNMPPTVSATVPATIPVPPCICYRTCPHLYLLPYLLPPVSATVLATLCTCFRTCSPLYLISNLLPHLLYLPPYLPPPVSATVPATIPVPPCICYRTCPHLYLLPYLLPPVSATVPAPTCICYHTCSHLYLLPYLLPSVPASLYLLPYLLPYLPHLYLLPYLLPYLLPLYLLPYLLTYLPHFLYLLPYLPPRPPPPLYLLPNLPTLYLLPYLLPLLPPPLYLLTYQRPYLTSSPVPATVPAAVPAPPPLYLLPYLLTPVANTVPVSVSAPPPVPATVPAPTLYLLPYLLSPVPATVPASIPTPTPCTCYPTCSPLYLLRTCYRTCPKSPLPCAFYRTCSSCNCYRTCVRLFATSCTCYRTCSPM, encoded by the exons atgttGACCGACTG GACACCCCCACCTTCCCACGGCGTCCGTGTCGTAAAGGATCTATTCAACCACTTTGACGTCGAAGCTATTCGACCACGTGACATGATTCGTCCAATACCGACAGATTTAGGTTTGGGAAACGCTCGTCACAGAGGAAT TACCTGCTACTATGTACTTTCTACTGAACGTGCTAATCTGCAACTGCTATCGTACCTGCTAACGTACCTGCCCCCACCTGTACATGCCCCAACCTGTACCTGCATCCGTACCTGCCCCACACCTGTACGTGCTACCGTACCTGTCTCGGTACCTGCCCCCACCTGCACTTCAACCGTACCTGCTTCCTACCTGCCCCCTCACTTGTACCTGCTACCGTTCCTGCTTTCACACCTGCCCCCACCTGTATCTGCAACCGTACCTGCTTCCTACCTGCCCCCTCACCTGTACCTGCTACCGTTCCTGCTTCCTAACATGCCTCCAACTGTATCTGCCACCGTACCAGCTACCATACCTGTTCCCCCCTGTATCTGCTACCGTACCTGCCCCCACCTGTATCTGCTACCATACCTGCTCCCACCTGTATCTGCTACCGTACTTGCTACCCTCtgtacctgcttccgtacctgctcACCCTTGTATCTGATCTCTAACCTGCTACCCCACCTCCTGTATCTGCCACCGTACCTGCCCCCACCTGTATCTGCCACCGTACCAGCTACCATACCTGTTCCCCCCTGTATCTGCTACCGTACCTGCCCCCACCTGTATCTGCTACCATACCTGCTCCCACCTGTATCTGCTACCGTACCTGCCCCCACCTGTATCTGCTACCATACCTGCTCCCACCTGTATCTGCTACCGTACTTGCTACCCTCtgtacctgcttcc CTGTACCTGCTACCgtacctgcttccgtacctgccCCACCTGTACCTGCTACCgtacctgcttccgtacctgctcCCTCTGTATCTCCTACCATACCTGCTTACGTACCTGCCCCATTTCCTGTACCTGCTACCGTACCTgcccccccgcccccccccccccctgtacCTCTTACCGAACCTGCCCACCCTGTATTTGCTACCGTACCTGCTACCGCTACTGCCCCCTCCCTTGTATTTGCTAACGTACCAGCGTCCGTACCTGACCTCCTCCCCTGTACCTGCTACTGTACCTGCGGCCGTACCTGCACCCCCTCCCCTGTACCTTCTACCGTACCTGCTCACCCCTGTAGCTAATACCGTACCTGTGTCCGTCTCTGCCCCACCTCCTGTACCTGCTACCGTACCTGCTCCCACCCtgtacctgcttccgtacctgcttTCCCCGGTACCTGCTACCGTACCTGCGTCCATACCTACCCCAACCCCCTGTACCTGCTACCCTACCTGCTCTCCCCTGTATCTTCTCCGTACCTGCTACCGTACCTGCCCGAAATCCCCCCTCCCCTGTGCCTTCTACCGAACCTGCTCCTCCTGTAACTGCTACCGTACCTGCGTCCGTCTCTTCGCCACCTCTTGTACCTGCTACCGTACCTGCTCCCCCATGTAA